The genomic region agcttgcccaaatctttttcaaatttttgcccgaaaattctGTGGAGAGCGTtatatgttattgttttgtgacattaatattaatacatgcctaatgattttctttatttagcatcatgttgcccgaatattttggtgtaacaccaccgtaagcgcagctcatctgggctactacgctttttgcactatcaaaaATTtgtctaactagtcaactgtatacctggacatccccgacatgagtgtatgtaagaaacgttttcttgttcatggatggtgggggggggggtgcctacaagcctagaagtacaggtttatcgttttctttgttattttttatacttttttgtgagacaaattgcagtctcacccgacacagcgtcATTATCCCACCTACGTGTCAAtgaacaatgtacagtatgtttttctggatgtagctgagtactgtgttaaaataataaatacggtaactaaataggagcttaaaaaatatactgtcctatttttccccttcaaagtgatgttaccattttttcttcttctaatttaccaaatttttggggaagtgagattataaaataaagaatgtttatatacaacttgcaaggcctcagaagggccatttccggcaatctgagaggcattttttgccaaaaatttcttgtacgctacgcgccaaccgatggtggcgctccgcttggataatgtcacaggaacttttggacacaaaagtttctgcccccccaaactgaaatgatCCCATACGCCTATGTACACAAGGTGGTTTCTCAGCTTAGAATGGACCAGACCAAACATGGTTTCAATTTTCTGCGGAATAGCCTGTactctatatatactgtatgagaTACATCCAGGTGTGCACATGTGTATTAGTTACGTCAATATCTCCTTTGAATGGAGAGCAAGATTTCATTTAAAGAAAACAGGAAGTCAAGCAGACATCCTATTGTTATTTATAGTTGATTATGTTTTGTAACAAGATAGTGAACATGGGGTATTCTGCATCATTATTGAATGATTGAAACAAAGAATCTAAGAATTGAGCGTTCTGACTTCATGTGGTTTGTGTTGATCGCTTTTATACCTCCTGatgcccctccccttccccttgtttttgttgttgttgtttttgttttgtttaaattgctTCTTACGGACCAAGGACCACACAGCGTTTTTGTCCTGTCTGGCCTTTGTTACGTTACTTTCTCTAAAGTTCTGTCTTGAGATTTCTATTTACTGTAATGATACATCATTTTAAGACATTGAAGGTTGGGAAAGTTTGCAATGCAATGCAGGATTGTAAGCTCTTATCCTGTTTGTTAAGAATTTAGAAATCGATTTTTTCTTGAGCATGATAAACTGCATGTTTATCGTTTTTAATTATGGTTCAACTTTTCATCTCTTTGCATTCTCCAGAAATTTGTGAAGAAGACAGAAATACAAGACGTATCATTCATCATGCCTGGACAAGTTGCAAAACCCCATTCAAAAAAGGTGATTATCATTTATTACTTTCAAGGTAAACATCTGCTTCTTTTTTGTGGAAACTTCTCCTTTAAGGTTCATTGTGTTGTTCCTTACATAACATGATAGTTTTAGCTAGTACCACTGAACATGCCTAGACAAACTTGAAAAACCCCATTCAAAAGTGGTGATTTTCATTTATTACATTTCAAAGTGAACATTGTcaacttttaatttctttttagaAACTTCTCCTTTAAGGGTCGTTGTGTTGTTCAGTTTAAGCTAGTACCACTTAACAGTACAATAATGTTATAATGTAAGACATACATCTTATTTTTACATGTTCAGTTGATTACTACTGCAGAGTTATGACATTTGCCAATCTAGCACTGAACTTCATCCCACAGAAGAACAAATTCTCTATAAAATATGTAATGTCTtgtacaactttattttattttatttaaattacattggaccattttttctcattttctgaACACAACTTATACCTGCTTTTCCTTCTAATAGGGGGCAGCAGTCATCAATGGCAACCACACAGATGTAGTTTGTATAGGTTATGAAGATAAGACAATGTTAATTGTCTCCCAGTATCAGAAGATGGGATCTATGGTATGTCCAACGTTTCAAATGTTCGATTCTATTCCGACTTTGGAGGACTTCTTCATATAGTTTAAAGTTTATCtcatattaaataataaaggtgaattgCTGTTTTAAAAAAACACTTATGATGGAGACAAGTTACAGTACTATGAAGTTAGAATGTTCACAAAGCACTGTATTGAACTAAACAGTCTAGTAGTTACTGGCAAATTAACTTTGTTTATGCTTTTGCTTTACTCTGTCTTGTCCTGTCCTGTTCTGTCTTTTCTTGTCGTTAAATTGTAGCTTTTCTTTTGTATGTCCTGGGTTGTGCAATGGTACATGGGTAGTATTCAGAAGTTTCAAAATACAGAGAACAATGCATTAAAAGTAGTGTCAATATCTCGAAAGAGTGAATCCATTTTGCCTCAATAGCAAATATATACCTGAACTGTCATTAAACGTCACATTAGGCCATGCATTTTATGATTGGTCTCCATTATAAGTcagagggcctgacatttttGGCAGGCATTTCTCGTTGATCAAGTTTGGAACATTGCTGAGCCTATTGTTCAGAAATTGCTGCACAAATTGAGAACAGTTAACACAattttttgtctcaaaaattCTATTTTACATATTGCCAATATAAGAACCCAATATGACaaattggttttttttttgtaagaagCGAAAATATATGGAAGAACAAAGTCCTTCAGCTGGAATATTCAGTTAAACAACATATAATGTCTGCATTTGATTTAATAGTCTGCATTActagtaagagggcctgacattCCTATTCAGATAGCAGAATCTTCAAGGGCATTGTCCAATGTTCCGAATAACAATTTACCCTTTCTTccattcaaaatgtttttctaTACGTTAATATCCATTTGCCTTCGTAGAAGTTCCTGTTAAGATTGAAACAGTAGGCTCTCTAACTTTATAGTTCCCTATAAACTATAAAGACTGTTTGTAGTAGATAAACAGTATTTTTTAacatattattaatattctGTCTTAGGTCTACATTACCAAGGATGGAGCACCCATCGATAACAAACGTCAAGGTTTTACAACGAATGTTCTGCTTGGAGAGGATAAGGTAAACTATTGATTTATTGGTGTTGATTTAAAACCATCAATATGAGTTTTATGCTCCCCATATTCtccaacaaaataaacaaagaaattatatagcaataattgacaaataaaagATAGAGATTTTACTGACaaagaaatgagaaataaaTCATATTTAGCTTTGGAATAAAAGattgttctttgttttaaagTGCAACTGTGACTGCCGGGTATTTAATGCCCTTGCTCGGTTTGAAATGTGCAAGCGTAATGTTACCGTATCATGCTTATTGTTTGGACTGAGAATTTTCACAATatggaaaattatatttaaatgacaTTGGTTTACTCAAAATGTAATTTCCACTCTAACTGTCCATTCAATTTTTGATTACTTCAGTAAAGTTTTGTTAATATATAGTGAACTCGTTGCAGCATTTTCCACTACCAATATATTGTTATAGTTGggcatacagtatattgtaaaATCTATAATATTCTTGTTCTGCCTGAatggaattttgtttttgtttgtatcaCTAGCTTAGCATCGAGGCACTGGTTGCCAATAAAAATTATTAAGAGCCCCTAACCCTTTCCCCTGTgctcccaacccccctcccttcctccttTGTGGACAGGTTTAGGAGGTCAAATTTGGTTAATGGTTTCAAATGTTACCATCTCCAGCCTGTCCTCCATGTGTTTGCAAGAAACCTTGCAGAAGTCGTGTACGCTGGGAAACCAATCGTGATGGGAATTGCCTTGAAAGACGACTGTCCATCTGTCATGAAAGCTCTACAAAGTCTGCTTAAAGAttacaaaatgtgattcaaaagAATCTGGAATAAaaccaaagaagaagaaaaatataaaggTGAGGGAGACAAACACACTTTGTTTACAAGATTTATAATCCTCAGTACTGGCTACAACACCACAAAGtcaattaaatattcattttcaacATTTACACATTACATTATACACTATTAAGTGTAAAATTTAGctataatatgtacagtaatgttctttttgtttcttcttcatttttcttttgttttggtagTTTACACAAGCTTGCCTCTagctttttttgtgtgtgaataaTCTTTCAGCTTTGATGGCAACTTttgctgttttttctttttatcttgGCCATGGCCAAACTTGAAGCCTGTATGACTATAGAATGCTGCAAAGAACACTTTTTGTttacagaaataaaaataaatcaaaatacgaatcttatttaaaaaaaaatgttattgaaaGATACAAATTGGTTTCCAAGCCATCAGCTCATAGCGTAATTCAGCTATAAGAAATATAGTACACATCTGATAGGTTTTAATGGTCGAAATAATGATTAAGGTATCAACAAATCAGTGTTTTTATATTTCACTGAAAAGTAACAAAAACAGATATTGCTGTTTTGGTTTTGTCTCTTGtactgttattttattttataaatttagtGCAAGATAATAGCTTATAACTTCATAAACATTGGTCCCTGGTTAAGGTGAACTGGTCCTTGGTTAGGTCTAGCGGCTATGATGTACACAGCTTGCTCCGTGATGAATTCATCCCAAGATATTGTCCTGTGCAGAGAACgcattgaaaaattaaaatacatcCTAGAATTGACCAAGAATAATCACACATTGGAATAAAAACTTGACAAATATTGAGGACCCATTCAATAAGAACCTGTTTTAGTTACAGTGCAGTCAAGTAGAACATAAAATCACCCTTGTTACacctccaccccccacccccagttcCCCTAATACCCCCATCTGGTCCTCTTACGATTGTCAATTTGttctttccatattttctcCACCTTTTTGGTCATTAAAGCTTTTCGTTCTGTTATAAACACTTCTTGTAGGATGTGCATTGAAATTGTACTTCATTGTTGAAAGTGTGCACAGCTGTTAAAAAATCTTGAAGtccttttcaatgttttttttcctttttggtgTTACCCTAAAATGACCTGTATGTACATTGTCTGGGAAAGACAAAAAAGATATtcatgaaattttgaaaaacctTAAAGGATATTCTTAGAACTTAACTCAAAATATTCTTTGAGGTGGTTAAATTTTCAAGCATTTCGAATACGTAAGGTTTAGTGAAATGATTAAGGCCGTAATCAACTTTTGCCATAGGACCaatggcggagctaggggtattggtcagcaggggcgagaatggtctgtaggggcactttcgacactatccaagcggagcgccaccacacgTTGGTGCGGAATTTTTGGGTAAAGATAATCCCTAGATCGCTGGGAATGACCCTTTCCGGCACTTGCTAATTTGCAGGTAAACAAAGACTAAATAGCTGATAATTAAAGACTgttgttagagcattttgtcagaaaattacaccaacaaaatgtgacaaatttcaataggtacagtagatgagagcgcaataaaaaagtcaataatcgcaaataagtagAAAGTgataaaaagctgaaaagggcaacAGCAGCCCATTTGAGTTCGTctgggggggcatccgcccc from Apostichopus japonicus isolate 1M-3 chromosome 2, ASM3797524v1, whole genome shotgun sequence harbors:
- the LOC139977666 gene encoding proteasome assembly chaperone 3-like isoform X2; translated protein: MPGQVAKPHSKKGAAVINGNHTDVVCIGYEDKTMLIVSQYQKMGSMVYITKDGAPIDNKRQGFTTNVLLGEDKPVLHVFARNLAEVVYAGKPIVMGIALKDDCPSVMKALQSLLKDYKM
- the LOC139977666 gene encoding proteasome assembly chaperone 3-like isoform X1 encodes the protein MIYQWKFVKKTEIQDVSFIMPGQVAKPHSKKGAAVINGNHTDVVCIGYEDKTMLIVSQYQKMGSMVYITKDGAPIDNKRQGFTTNVLLGEDKPVLHVFARNLAEVVYAGKPIVMGIALKDDCPSVMKALQSLLKDYKM